GAAAATACTAAGTAGCATTACACACCACATAGCACAGAACCTATTGTCCCAGATAGTATAGTTTGGGCTCCCGAGgtgtgcagcggtctaaggcactgcgtctcagtgcttgaggcatcactacagacaccttggttcgaatccaggctgtatcacaaccggccgtgattgggagtcccattgggcggtgcacaatttgcccagcgtcgcccggttttggcagtcattgtaaataagaatttgtccctaactgacttgcctagttaaataaaaaaataaaaaatgtaacaaaAAAAATAGTTCATATTTCTAGTTTCCTCTGGACTGCTGGAacttgttacattgttacattgaCAAACAAGACAATGGCAAGTTggctgaggcagagacagacttgGCACCCAGGCAACATTCCTGCACCATACTGTACCTGCCTACACTGCAACCTTAGctgtctgccacacacacacactcagaaggACCTAGCGTATCTATCTTACTGCAGTGCAGTAAACTTTTACAGACAGGTTCTGGACTGGCTAGTTCAGGTATAGGAAGTGAAAGGAGAAGGGGACCTTCTTAGGGACAGTCCTGATCTCCAGACTCCAGGTGAGCAGGTAGTGCAGAGTGCTGTTCTCTGGGATGTAGGAGGGGATCTGAGCAGCTGAAGGGAAACAACACTGGGTCACATTTACATCGATTATTGTGTGTAGTTACATAGAGTTGTAATATATTTCTTTCAATGTCATCACTACAGCTATATAGGCTacgcggcagcgtagcctagtggttagagcgttggactagtaaccggaaggttgcgagttcaaacccccgagctgacaaggtacaaatctgtcgttctgcccctgaacaggcagttaacccactgttcccaggccgtcattgaaaataagaatatgttcttaactgacttgcctggttaaataaaggtaaaattaaaaaaaaaataatatagagactattaaaaaaaaaaacactgcatACTTTTCTTCTTGGTTTCTTTTCGTAGTGAGAGTTGGATGCGGTTGCTCTTCTGATCCTCTAGGCCCAGTCTACGGAGCAACTCTCCCACCTCGGAGGCTCTGTTAGGGCAGAGCACATCAAGCGAGTCCCCAGGCTGGTAGGCCATAGGGTGGGACTGGGTACACAAAGGAGAGGATGGAGTAAAGAAACTACTTTAACCACCATTTCGATCTATTGACCTATCTATTGGTCTCTATATGAAAAACCATGTTGTAAGAGTGGGACGGCCACTCACTGAGATGTCCATCTCGATCAGAAGGGCTGTTTTAACTGAGTCGTCTCTGGTCAGCTGGACTGCCCTGGAGATGGGAACCTCGTGAAGAGTCTCCTTACTGACCGGAGCATTGGTCTGGGAAGGGACAGGATATGAGGATCTAGTGATGTTAGAATTCAAACAAATATGAGTTGAGAAACAACCCACCTCTTCTTCTATGGTGGCTTCCTGAAGCATGACATCCAGGTAGGGTGGAGGCAGAGCTGGGATGTTGAGGGCCAACTCAGACAGCGGAGGCAAGGATCGTGTCAGAGAGGCCTCTACAACAGCAGGGGGAGCCCCAGTCTGTCCACTCGGTGTCGTCAACACTGACTTGCATTCAGAGACAACACTATGAAGTTTAAGAGCAGTCCCAGTGTTGTCGGTCGCTGACACCGTTATGAGATCAGTAACTGAGCTCCTGGTCTCTGATGCTAAAACAGCCAAAGAATCAGTCTTAGCTCTCGCTGCTGTTGTGAGGGATTTGGTGATCTGGGATTCTGATTCGTTGAGACTCAGGAGGTGGAGTTTGATGTCTGTTGCTGATGATTCTGGCGTTTCGTTCGACGATACTATCTGGTCCCTAACATGGCCATCTCGCTCAGGCTGAGGGGCGGCCATCTTGGATAATGCTCCTCTGATCGCCTCCCACAGTCCTTCAAGCCAGGGGTCCAACACCAACTCGAGCCTGGACACACACACGGTTTGGATTAAGAGCTAAACTATTAACATGAGACAGCCCCTAAGAGGCCACTACCAACTGAAGCCTGGACAAAAAGCAAAGACTATTCAGACTCAGAGATAAGCAGTGTGATGGAACCGAAAGATAATGTGCCACACAACACAAACGAGGTGACAGGAGGTACGTGGGGAAAGTACATTAAAAGTGTCTCTCTATTCATGCCACTTTAATTGTACCCCTACTTTAAAGCTTCTTAGGTGAGTGCCATGATTTAAAGTGATTCTCATACATCAACATGTAGATTCTTAGGTGAGTGCCAGGATTTAAAGCGGTTCTCATACATTAACATGTAGATTCTTAGGTGAGTGCCAGGATTTAAAGCGGTTCTCATACATCAACATGTAGATTCTTAGGTGAGTGCCAGGATTTAAAGTGGTTCTCATACATCAACATGCAGTATTATTTTAGTATATGTATTATTTTCCCAATTCAAAAACCTTGGGCCTTACCCTACACCGTCGTCTGCATGTCCTGTTGTATAGAAATGTTTAGCACCAAGATCCAGTAGACGGCTGTCAATAGTCTTCCCACATTTGCAGAAATCTGCATAGTTTGTGTCGCCCAGAGCTGGAGCAGAGGGAAAAAAAACGAGATATTGACCATCAACACAATAAATCTTATTTTAAAGCCATAGTAGCAATTTATCTCAGCACTAGGCATTTCGTCTGAGACACACAATTCTTCTTTACCTAAAAAAGCATAGCAGAGGTGTGCATAGAGGTCACGGGGCAGGGTCTTTTTCTTGATTCTCTTGACAAACTTCTGGGCTGTATCTGGTGGGTCCCCATCCCCTGTGGTCGACACAACGAACACCACAGGAGAACTCTCTTTCTCCAAGTTAAACTGAGGGTGGGATACACAAAACAGGATCAGCTATTCACATGAGAATAGAGGAGGCCAGTAACAACATCTACCACAAATACACTCATACATAGGCCGAGTTAAGTTTCCTTAGCAGATTGATTGTTGGCGATGTTTCCCATTGTAGGTGTTGTGCCTGCATTGGAATGCATGCCATGGAGGGCAGGTTGACACTCTTTTGTCTTTGATAACGTTACCTTGTGTCCTTCACTCAAGCAGCAGATATCAGCAAACAGTCCCCTCTCCTCGGCCTCGTCAGCTATGCCCTCGGCTATGGACTGGGCCTGGCCTTTCTGAGACCCGTACAGAACCAGGAACCGAGGCTTTAACTCACATGGCATTTTGCTGGACAAGCGGAAACAACAAAAGTCAGTGAAACTTTACGTTATTGCAAGCAAATCTATAAATTGTTGTGGCAACATTGTTTTGTTGATGACAATATGGAACACTGTGCAGAAACTGAGAAGCATTATCCGTACTGACACTGATCCTTCCATTTCAACTCGATAACAGATTAAAAACAGAGACAAGTAAAACTGAATTCCATACTAGATCATCCACGACTGAGTACATTTCATGCATCTTACCTACACGATCGGAAAGTTGAAGAGCTCGTAGCAGATCCCAGTGGAATTCCTTTTGTAACATTGTATAATAAACCTTTGAACACGTTCAGCACCGTACAAATCCTAGCCAGAAGTTACGTCACTTGTGACGCACGACATACACCAGGAAGGAACAGGCTGTCCTAATGCACGTGGATTTGTGTCCATTTATTTATCGAACGGTTAACATAACACGAACTGCTTTTCTCTGATATGAGGATGCTTTTGGAGAACAGCTCTCTGCTTATCAGGACTGACAGGCAAGATAGCGGTTAAAACTCATGATGTGTGCCAGTCTTCCAGCTCTGGACACTGACCAGCTACTAAACTCAGTGGTGGAGTCCGATATAATGTATTTGGTGGAAGTGACAGACAAAAATGGCACTAACTTTAGCTCACAAGACAAATATTGAATTCACTTTTCTGGACAATTTACTCAAGCCTGGGAAAGAGCTTGACGATACCAGTAAAACTGCTAAATGAGCTGTCTGATAGTTTGCTAAAAATATATACGTATTCGCCCCAAAACAGTATAAAGCAAATACAATTACGGAGTTATAAACTCTTTGATACAACATTTTCAGCACACTTTTCCATTTGAGCAGCAAAGACGCCTCTCGACTACACCGCGAGATTAGAGTGATAGAATCGCGAGACTGGAAGAACTCATTTGGCAACGGCATAATTAGGAGGGATTTGGaaaataaagtaaatgaaaacatTTTATGCACAACATCTCTCTCAAACCGTTAATTGTATAAAATGCAACTGAAATCTATGTTCATAATATAGTTTTTAAAATAAATTTTTAAAAATCGTATcaacctccccctccccactttGTCTCGCCCGCCCCGCCCTGACATCCTTCCAGAAGTCGCCGGCAGACCCGTGCGACAAAGTGTTCAGCGACACTACACTTTTCTCCACCGATAATAGTCTGACTTTCAGCCATTGGACACTTCTGAAAGTGTCGCCGTCTTTCAGCCAAAAATGTCCGCTATGGGGCAGCTCGCGTTCGATGAGTATGGACGGCCGTTCATCATCATCAAAGACCAGGATAAGAAGACTCGCTTATCGGGCCTTGATGCACTGAAGGTACAATGGATTTAGCAGGTCCCGTTAGCTAAGCACGGCACTTCATTCATGGTTCAGCATCTTACCAAGGCACATTTGCAACTTCAGACCCACTTAGTTTAGTTGGCTAGCGAGTAATTTTAGTTCATCTGGATTTATAGTTACCATTTGATTGGCTCGGAATGTTATCTTTCATTTATGTTGTACAAGTTGGCTAGTTAGCCGATTAGCTACGGCATGCTAAGTCTGCCCATGTGCTTATTTTCTGAAGAGGCCAGTGAGTCGCGGCTAGTTGTCAAATAAACAATGGAATCATTTAACTAGTTAATGTTATCATACGTTATGTGTTTTCTCACTTAGTTATGATGATGAATAATAAAATAAAGTGTAATTCATAGTTTGGTTTTGTTGAACGTGCGTATGCTGTCATGCAGCTAACTAGTTCGCTAGCTAAGTAGCTTAGCCAAAGTTAGCGGTCTAATCTAGAAGAACGGTTTGTCAGTTGCTTCTTGACCCTGACTGAGAGTTTGACCGACGTCAAATTGTCAAACATTAATTTGCACGGACATGGCCATCTACCTAGTTGATCATTCCCGCAGCATCCCTCCCTTAGCCGCAGTGAAGAAATTCACCAGGTTTGCTTTTGTGTTTTGCAGTCTCACATCATGGCAGCAAAGGCGGTTGCCTCGACGCTGAGGACGTCATTAGGACCAAACGGTAAGCCCAAACAGCCACACCGAAGCTTATTCATTCACAGCGCTGTGATAAAGCCACTGCTAGTATTTTTGCGTGCTCTACCCCTCTGGTTACTTAACACAGTAACAGCTACCTACGGCTACACGTTCATCTTGGAAGTACATTTAACCTCCCACCTTCACTTTTCCTCTTTCATTAGGCCTGGACAAGATGATGGTTGACCGGGATGGGGAGGTGACTGTCACCAACGACGGAGCCACCATCCTCAGCATGATGGATGTGGACCACCAGATCGCCAAGCTCATGGTGGAGCTCTCCAAGTCTCAGGACGACGAAATCGGAGACGGGACCACCGGAGTCGTTGGTATGGTCCCCTATATATTTGAGTCTCCCAGATTGATCTTTGACTCATTAGCTTATTAATTAAACAATTGGGGTCTATTGCATCTCTACACTGTTAGTAGgttgtcattgcaaataagaatttgatcttaactgacttgcctagttaaaaaaagaaaaaaacattgGATGGTAGACTACTCCTGGTTACTTTTTTTTGTGCCAATCCAGAAATTGGATTAAAATTGCAGtgctcctcttcccctccttacACCAGACACTCTGTTCCCAGTGGAGTGGTCTGACATTGACAGGGGATACAGCACCACGGCTCTCTCACCTCTCATCTAGGATCTTCGTCTTACATGGGCCTTGTGAGAGAGCTGACAATTTCTGAAAGCCATGCACATGACCTGCAATTCTTTCTCTGATACAATTGTTAATCAATGCAGAATCATATTGGTACACTCATCCAAAcaaactcctccccctctccagtgCTGGCTGGTGCTCTCCTGGAGGAGGCAGAGCAGCTGCTGGACAGGGGCATCCACCCCATCCGTATCTCTGACGGTTACGACCAGGCCGCCAAGATTGCCATCGCGCAGCTGGACAAGATTAGCGAGACTTTTCCTTATGACCCCAGCAACACAGAGCCACTCATCCAGACCGCCATGACCACACTAGGTTCCAAAGTGTGAGTTCTACTGGAAGTTGGTGCTTTTTTTGTGTGGTTTTCATGACAACTGTCAGAAATGTCAGTTATGGTCCAGCTAGCTATTGGCATGACAACGTGGTGTAGAGTTTTGAGCTCTTTGCACAAATTGGTTTGGCCCAGATGTGATGGCATACGTGTATCATTTATGAACCTGACCGTTGGTCTCATAcatttctctccccatcttcctTCTTTCAGGATCAACCGCTGCCACAGACAGATGGCGGAGATCGCGGTGAACGCCGTCCTGACGGTGGCGGACATGAACCGTAAGGACGTGGACTTTGAGCTGATCAAGATGGAGGGCAAGGTGGGAGGCAAGCTGGAGGACACCCAGCTCATCAAGGGAGTCATCGTAGACAAGGAGTTCAGCCACCCTCAGATGCCCAaggtacacaaccacacacagacgGCAGTGGTGCCTCAGCCATAGTGTTAGCACGTCTATGCTGTCACCTAGGATGCAGTGTATGttactcctcttcccctccttacACCAGACACTCTGTCCCCAGTGGAGTGGTCTGACATTGACAGGGGATACAGCACCACGGCTCTCTCACCTCTCGTCTAGGATCTTCGTCTTACATGGGGCTTGTGAGAGCTGACAAATTCTGTagatttaatttttttaattttattttacctttatttaagtaggcaggtcagttaagaacacattcttattttcaatgacggcctaggaacagtgggttaaagaTTGGATGGGCTAAAATAAGTCTAAAGCACTCCCTTTTTAAATCGTATTTAGCAAGGTAAATCATCCAGTTATCTTCTACTTCTCCCCTCAGCTCCTGAAAGACACAAAGATGGCCATCCTGACCTGCCCGTTTGAGCCCCCTAAGCCCAAGACCAAGCACAAGCTGGACGTGACCTGTGTGGAGGAATACAAGGCCCTGCAGAAGTACGAGAAGGACAAGTTCCTGGAGATGATCAAACAGGTCAGTCACACAACCTTTTTCTAACTTACCTTTAGCAgctgtgttgtagagagaggctgACTGAATGACAGGAACATACTAACTGGAAGATGTGTATATGAAGGACCCCCGTTTAATTAAATATAATCTAAACTAACTGAATgtcatgaaataaataaaagtgaaaatATGTTATTGTAACTTTTTTTTTCAGATCAAGGATACTGGCGCTAACCTGGCCATCTGCCAGTGGGGCTTCGACGATGAGGCTAACCACCTGCTGCTGCAGAATGAGCTGCCCGCCATCCGCTGGGTCGGAGGACCTGAGATCGAGGTGAGACACGCGGACATCATGTCATTCAGCTGCAAAATGTTAGTTTATTTTCCCTCTGTGTATTCCTGCGTTGCTAACCTCCGATTCACCCTGCCTCAGCTGATTGCCATAGCGACAGGAGGCCGCATCGTGCCACGGTTCTCTGAGCTGACCGCCGAGAAGCTGGGTTCAGCCGGCGTCGTCAAGGAGATCTGCTTCGGCACCACCAAGGACCGCATGCTGGTCATCGAGGAGTGCAAGAACTCCAGGGCAGTCACTATCTTCATCCGCGGAGGAAACAAGATGGTGGGTGGACTGCTAGTGTTGACTGTTGGAGACTATGCTAAGGAGACTGATAATCGGTTTATGTAGACAGTTCAGAGATTCCCATTCATTGGTATCTCTTTCGGGTGGACAATTCTGGTCCTGGAGAGCTGTCGGTGTGCTTTAATTGCAGCCCAACATTAACTGTCCCattgttttgtatatttttatttatttccctGTCAGATCATTGAGGAGGCTAAGCGTGCGTTGCATGACGCACTGTGTGTCATCCGTAACCTGGTCAGGGACAACCGCATCGTGTACGGGGGCGGAGCCTCTGAGATCGCCTGTGCTCTCGCCGTCAACCAGGCCGCTGACAAGGTACAGTACAGTGTACACCATTAACACACCGGTCAAACATCTACAGTACcttttagaaagtattcacagccctaaacgttttccacattttgttgttacaaagtgggaatAAATGGGTTTGTCTTTTGTTTTTATCAGTGATCTACACATttggaacattttacatttaaaagAAAAAGTGAAAAATCTTAATTTAGATAATTATTCAAACCCCTGagacaatacatgttagaatcacctttggcagcgattacagctgtgagtctttctgtataagtctctaagagtgtttaCAGCTATGAGTGTttacagctatgagtctttctgtataagtctctaagagtgtttacagctatgagtctttctgtataagtctctaagagtgtttacagctgtgagtctttctgggtaagtctctaagagtgattacagctgtgaatctttctgggtaagtctctaagagtgattacagctgtgagtctttctgtataagtctctaagagatttgcacacttggattgtgcaacatttcccataataaataaaatattcaAGCTCTGTGAAGATGTTATTGTTCatggctagacagccattttcagatCTTCGCATATATTTTCAAACAAAAACTAACTCTTagtaatatttttttttctcctgaaaaacttcccagtccttaacaattacaagcatacccataacatgacacAGCCATGACTATGCtttaaaatatggagagtggttctCGGTGGTGTTGTATGTTTAGAGCAAATTGTATTGATTAACTTCGGAGGGTGTTACTtcaacatgctcaatgggttaTTCTGTTTTtatgtttacccatctaccaatatgtACCCTTTCAAAGGCATTGGAAAATTCCTGGTCTTTGTGggtgaatctgtttgaaattcgcTGCTCGACTTGAGGGACTTTatagataattgtgtgtgtgtgtggggtatcgGGATGAGATAGTCAGTCATTCAAATTTTGTTAAAACACTTATTGCACACTTATGTGACTTgaacacatttttactcctgaacttatttaggcttgcctacTTATTGATTCAATACATTTCAGCTTGTCATTTCATTTGTACAAATGTAGaaaaatataattccactttgacattatggggttttgGGTCTAGGCCAGTGACACgtctacatttaatccattttaaatccaggctgtaaaaaaaatgttgttgaaaaatgcaaagggtatgaatagtttctgaaggcactgtaaaaccTTGTATTGTAGCGTGACTCGGTAACAGTAATAGCCAGTTATCTGAAACAAAGCCATGtgctcatctctccctctattctttcTGCAGTGCCCGTCTCTGGAGCAGTATGCCATGCGTGCGTTTGCTGATGCCCTGGAGGTGATCCCCATGGCCCTGGCAGAGAACAGCGGGCTCAACTCCATCCAGACCATGACTGAGGTCCGTGCCAGGCAGGTCACGGAGTCCAACCCAGCCCTGGGCA
This genomic window from Oncorhynchus gorbuscha isolate QuinsamMale2020 ecotype Even-year linkage group LG07, OgorEven_v1.0, whole genome shotgun sequence contains:
- the LOC124039468 gene encoding methionine synthase reductase-like → MPCELKPRFLVLYGSQKGQAQSIAEGIADEAEERGLFADICCLSEGHKFNLEKESSPVVFVVSTTGDGDPPDTAQKFVKRIKKKTLPRDLYAHLCYAFLALGDTNYADFCKCGKTIDSRLLDLGAKHFYTTGHADDGVGLELVLDPWLEGLWEAIRGALSKMAAPQPERDGHVRDQIVSSNETPESSATDIKLHLLSLNESESQITKSLTTAARAKTDSLAVLASETRSSVTDLITVSATDNTGTALKLHSVVSECKSVLTTPSGQTGAPPAVVEASLTRSLPPLSELALNIPALPPPYLDVMLQEATIEEETNAPVSKETLHEVPISRAVQLTRDDSVKTALLIEMDISSHPMAYQPGDSLDVLCPNRASEVGELLRRLGLEDQKSNRIQLSLRKETKKKTAQIPSYIPENSTLHYLLTWSLEIRTVPKKAFLRSLVECTGDSGEKRRLQELCSKQGSADYNLYVRDHNLGLLDLLTAFPACQPPLSLLIEHLPKLQPRPYSAASSSLRHPGRLHFVFNIIEFPACAGRPVGRRGLCTGWLSDLVDPILVHPRKAQSSSTPALPKVHVCVRQNCSFRLPSDLSKPFIMIGPGTGVAPFIGFLQQREKEREENPEAEFSETWLFFGCRHRDRDFLFREELQGFVASGTLTHLKVSFSRDTQEGTETQTDTGPRYVQHNLRSHAKDIVNLLLKENGYLYVCGDAKNMAKDVNDTLIEMLSAELQLDKLDAMKRLAGLREEKRYLQDIWS
- the LOC124039469 gene encoding T-complex protein 1 subunit epsilon-like, producing MSAMGQLAFDEYGRPFIIIKDQDKKTRLSGLDALKSHIMAAKAVASTLRTSLGPNGLDKMMVDRDGEVTVTNDGATILSMMDVDHQIAKLMVELSKSQDDEIGDGTTGVVVLAGALLEEAEQLLDRGIHPIRISDGYDQAAKIAIAQLDKISETFPYDPSNTEPLIQTAMTTLGSKVINRCHRQMAEIAVNAVLTVADMNRKDVDFELIKMEGKVGGKLEDTQLIKGVIVDKEFSHPQMPKLLKDTKMAILTCPFEPPKPKTKHKLDVTCVEEYKALQKYEKDKFLEMIKQIKDTGANLAICQWGFDDEANHLLLQNELPAIRWVGGPEIELIAIATGGRIVPRFSELTAEKLGSAGVVKEICFGTTKDRMLVIEECKNSRAVTIFIRGGNKMIIEEAKRALHDALCVIRNLVRDNRIVYGGGASEIACALAVNQAADKCPSLEQYAMRAFADALEVIPMALAENSGLNSIQTMTEVRARQVTESNPALGIDCLHLNTNDMKQQHVIETLHGKKQQISLATQVVKMILKIDDIRSPGESED